A single Streptomyces mirabilis DNA region contains:
- a CDS encoding tellurite resistance TerB family protein — protein sequence MALWDRIKESASTMQTQLVAKKNDLKSGAFRDASMAMCALVAAADGTVDPSERQRVAQLIATNEVLQNFDADDLRRRFDDNLNKLTADFAFGKVSVLQEIAKAKKKPAEARAVIQIGIVIGGADGDFDKTEQAVVREACFTLDLPPHEFDL from the coding sequence ATGGCCCTGTGGGACCGCATCAAGGAGTCCGCGTCGACGATGCAGACCCAGCTCGTGGCGAAGAAGAACGATCTGAAGAGCGGTGCCTTCCGCGACGCGAGCATGGCGATGTGCGCGCTCGTCGCCGCGGCGGACGGAACGGTCGATCCTTCCGAGCGCCAGCGCGTCGCGCAACTCATCGCCACGAACGAGGTGTTGCAGAACTTCGACGCCGACGACCTGCGCCGCCGCTTCGACGACAACCTGAACAAGCTGACCGCCGACTTCGCCTTCGGCAAGGTCAGCGTCCTCCAGGAGATCGCCAAGGCGAAGAAGAAGCCGGCCGAGGCGCGCGCCGTCATCCAGATCGGCATCGTCATCGGCGGCGCCGACGGCGACTTCGACAAGACCGAGCAGGCCGTCGTGCGCGAGGCGTGCTTCACGCTCGACCTGCCGCCGCACGAGTTCGACCTGTAG
- the tkt gene encoding transketolase, translated as MSAQSPDGFEWTELDRRAVDTARILAADAVQKVGNGHPGTAMSLAPAAYTIFQKVMRHDPADPEWTGRDRFVLSPGHTSLTLYTQLFLSGYELGLDDLKAFRTHGSKTPGHPEYGHTAGVETTTGPLGQGVANAVGMAMAARYERGLFDPEAPEGESPFDHTIWGIVSDGDLEEGISAEASSLAGHQKLGNLVFVYDDNHISIEGDTATAFSEDVLGRYEAYGWHVQRIEPSADGDIDVRALYTALKAAQAETGRPSIIAMRTIIAWPAPNARNTEASHGSALGADEVAAAKRLLGFDAEKSFEVAGEVLAHARQALDRGAEAHAAWDKHIAEWRTAQPERARLFDRIVAGQLPEGWQEKLPAFEAGTSVATRAASGKVLQALGSVIPELWGGSADLAGSNNTTIDKTSSFLPKGNPLPEADPYGRTVHFGIREHSMAAEMNGIALHGNTRIYGGTFLVFSDYMRNAVRLSALMQLPVTYVWTHDSIGLGEDGPTHQPVEHLASLRAIPGLNIVRPADANETAIAWAEILKRHATNPAPHGLALTRQGVPTYEANSDAAKGGYVLRDSSTETPDLVLIATGSEVHLAVEARELLEAEGIGTRVVSMPSVEWFEEQSTEYRASVLPPSVKARVAVEAGIGLTWYRYVGDHGRIVSLEHFGASADAKTLFAAFGFTAENVAAAARESLTAARG; from the coding sequence ATGAGTGCGCAGAGCCCCGACGGCTTCGAATGGACCGAGCTCGACCGGCGGGCCGTCGACACCGCCCGCATCCTGGCCGCTGACGCCGTACAGAAGGTCGGAAACGGCCACCCGGGCACCGCGATGAGCCTGGCCCCGGCCGCGTACACGATCTTTCAGAAGGTGATGCGACACGACCCCGCCGACCCGGAGTGGACCGGCCGCGACCGGTTCGTCCTGTCCCCCGGTCACACCTCGCTGACCCTCTACACGCAGCTCTTCCTCTCCGGCTACGAACTCGGCCTGGACGATCTGAAGGCGTTCCGCACGCATGGTTCGAAGACGCCGGGTCACCCCGAGTACGGGCACACGGCGGGTGTGGAGACGACGACCGGTCCGCTGGGGCAGGGTGTCGCGAACGCGGTGGGCATGGCGATGGCCGCCCGCTACGAGCGCGGTCTGTTCGACCCCGAGGCGCCGGAGGGTGAGTCGCCCTTCGACCACACCATCTGGGGCATCGTCTCGGACGGTGACCTGGAGGAGGGCATCTCCGCCGAGGCGTCCTCGCTCGCGGGCCACCAGAAGCTGGGCAACCTGGTCTTCGTCTACGACGACAACCACATCTCCATCGAGGGCGACACCGCCACCGCGTTCTCCGAGGACGTGCTGGGGCGCTACGAGGCCTACGGCTGGCACGTGCAGCGCATCGAGCCCTCGGCCGACGGCGACATCGACGTCCGCGCGCTGTACACGGCGCTGAAGGCGGCGCAGGCGGAGACCGGACGGCCCTCGATCATCGCGATGCGCACGATCATCGCCTGGCCCGCGCCGAACGCCCGCAACACCGAGGCCTCGCACGGCTCCGCGCTGGGCGCGGACGAGGTCGCCGCCGCCAAGCGTCTGCTGGGCTTCGATGCGGAGAAGTCCTTCGAGGTCGCGGGCGAGGTCCTCGCCCACGCCCGCCAGGCCCTGGACCGGGGTGCCGAGGCGCACGCCGCCTGGGACAAGCACATCGCCGAGTGGCGCACCGCGCAGCCCGAGCGGGCCCGGCTGTTCGACCGGATCGTCGCCGGCCAGCTTCCCGAGGGCTGGCAGGAGAAGCTCCCGGCGTTCGAGGCAGGCACGTCCGTCGCCACCCGCGCCGCCTCCGGCAAGGTCCTGCAGGCGCTCGGCTCAGTGATCCCCGAGCTGTGGGGCGGTTCCGCCGACCTGGCCGGCTCGAACAACACCACCATCGACAAGACGTCCTCCTTCCTGCCGAAGGGCAACCCGCTGCCCGAGGCCGACCCGTACGGCCGTACCGTCCACTTCGGCATCCGCGAGCACTCCATGGCCGCGGAGATGAACGGCATCGCCCTGCACGGCAACACCCGCATCTACGGCGGCACCTTCCTGGTCTTCTCCGACTACATGCGCAACGCCGTACGTCTGTCCGCGCTGATGCAGCTCCCCGTCACCTACGTGTGGACACACGACTCCATCGGTCTGGGCGAAGACGGCCCGACCCACCAGCCCGTCGAACACCTGGCCTCGCTGCGCGCCATCCCGGGCCTGAACATCGTCCGCCCGGCCGACGCCAACGAGACCGCGATCGCCTGGGCCGAGATCCTCAAGCGGCACGCCACCAACCCCGCCCCGCACGGCCTGGCCCTGACCCGCCAGGGCGTCCCCACCTACGAGGCCAACTCCGATGCCGCCAAGGGTGGTTACGTGCTGCGTGACTCCTCCACCGAGACGCCCGACCTGGTTCTGATCGCCACCGGCTCCGAGGTGCACCTCGCCGTCGAGGCGCGTGAGCTGCTGGAGGCCGAGGGGATCGGCACCCGGGTCGTGTCGATGCCGTCCGTGGAGTGGTTCGAGGAGCAGTCCACGGAGTACCGGGCGAGCGTCCTTCCGCCGTCCGTGAAGGCCCGCGTGGCGGTCGAGGCGGGCATCGGCCTGACCTGGTACCGCTACGTCGGTGACCATGGACGCATTGTCTCCCTCGAGCACTTCGGTGCTTCGGCCGACGCAAAGACCCTGTTCGCCGCGTTCGGTTTCACCGCCGAGAACGTCGCCGCCGCCGCGCGGGAATCCCTCACCGCCGCCCGCGGTTGA
- a CDS encoding helix-turn-helix domain-containing protein, whose product MADRTTQGGAGGEGGTQDGIRTFPFPVDLSLSGVGMQVGAMGTGRVWHADAPLERVHRIDFHVVMIFREGPVRHMIDFAEYEASAGDILWIRPGQVHRFSRTDRYRGTVLIMQPGFLPRATVEATGLYRYDQPPLLRPGVAQLAALEHSLTQLEREYVDTTTLPLSLHTAVLRHSLTAFLLRLAHLAASSAEAAREQTDTTFTRFRDAVEKDFASNHSVSAYADALGYSRRTLVRAVRAATGETPKGFIDKRVVLEAKRLLAHTEMPIGRIGVAVGFPDSANFSKFFHQHTGTSPVVFRAELR is encoded by the coding sequence ATGGCAGACAGAACCACCCAAGGCGGTGCAGGGGGCGAAGGCGGGACCCAGGACGGGATCAGGACCTTCCCCTTCCCGGTCGATCTGAGCCTGTCCGGCGTCGGTATGCAGGTCGGCGCAATGGGGACCGGGCGCGTCTGGCACGCGGACGCCCCGCTGGAACGCGTGCACCGGATCGACTTCCACGTCGTGATGATCTTTCGCGAGGGCCCGGTCAGACACATGATCGACTTCGCCGAGTACGAGGCGTCCGCGGGCGACATCCTGTGGATCCGCCCCGGTCAGGTGCACCGCTTCTCCCGCACCGACCGCTACCGCGGCACCGTCCTGATCATGCAGCCCGGCTTCCTGCCGCGCGCGACCGTCGAGGCGACCGGTCTCTACCGCTACGACCAGCCGCCGCTGCTGCGACCCGGCGTCGCCCAACTGGCCGCCCTGGAGCACTCGCTCACCCAGCTCGAACGCGAGTACGTCGACACCACCACGCTGCCGCTCAGTCTGCATACCGCGGTGCTGCGGCACTCCCTCACCGCGTTCCTGCTGCGCCTCGCCCATCTCGCGGCCAGCTCCGCCGAAGCGGCCCGCGAGCAGACCGACACCACCTTCACGCGCTTCCGGGACGCGGTGGAGAAGGACTTCGCCTCCAACCACAGCGTCAGCGCGTACGCCGACGCCCTCGGCTACTCCCGCCGCACCCTGGTCCGCGCGGTGCGCGCGGCCACCGGTGAGACACCGAAGGGATTCATCGACAAGCGGGTGGTCCTGGAGGCCAAACGGCTGCTGGCCCACACGGAGATGCCCATCGGCCGCATCGGCGTCGCCGTGGGCTTCCCCGACTCGGCGAACTTCTCCAAGTTCTTCCACCAGCACACGGGGACGAGCCCGGTGGTGTTCCGGGCGGAGCTGCGCTGA
- the zwf gene encoding glucose-6-phosphate dehydrogenase produces MTEREALPDSAPQDAATTPEGPGDTTVEPDGVKPVDVKAVDVKAAAKSDGPVPVAEWENPLRDPRDRRLPRIAGPSGLVIFGVTGDLSRKKLMPAVYDLANRGLLPPGFSLVGFARRDWEDEDFAQIVHDSVKEHARTPFREEVWQQLAEGMRFIPGTFDDDTAFKQLRSAIEELDAARGTSGNYAFYLSVPPKFFPKVVQQLKKHGLASPPEGSWRRAVIEKPFGHDLESARELNALVHDVFDPEQVFRIDHYLGKETVQNILALRFANQMYEPIWNRSYVDHVQITMAEDIGIGGRAGYYDGIGSARDVIQNHLLQLMALTAMEEPIAFDAESLLTEKLKVLKSVKLPENLGEHTVRGQYAAAWQGGEKVRGYLQEEGIDPKSTTDTYAAVKLEVDNRRWAGVPFYLRTGKRLGRRVTEIAVVFQRAPHSPFDSTATEELGQNAIVIRVQPDEGMTVRFGSKVPGTSMEIRDVTMDFAYGESFTESSPEAYERLILDVLLGDANLFPRHQEVEESWKVLDPIEDYWETHGKPAQYPSGSWGPKEADEMLARDGRSWRRP; encoded by the coding sequence ATGACCGAGCGTGAAGCGCTTCCCGACAGTGCCCCGCAGGATGCGGCCACCACGCCGGAGGGACCTGGTGACACGACCGTGGAACCGGACGGTGTGAAGCCGGTCGATGTGAAGGCTGTCGATGTGAAGGCCGCGGCCAAGAGCGACGGCCCCGTTCCGGTGGCGGAATGGGAGAACCCGCTCCGTGACCCCCGTGACCGCCGCCTCCCCCGTATCGCGGGTCCCTCGGGCCTCGTCATCTTCGGTGTCACCGGCGACCTGTCCCGCAAGAAGCTGATGCCGGCCGTCTACGACCTCGCCAACCGCGGTCTGCTGCCGCCGGGCTTCTCGCTCGTCGGGTTCGCCCGCCGCGACTGGGAGGACGAGGACTTCGCGCAGATCGTGCACGACTCGGTGAAGGAACACGCGCGCACCCCGTTCCGGGAGGAGGTCTGGCAGCAGCTCGCCGAGGGCATGCGGTTCATCCCGGGCACCTTCGACGACGACACGGCGTTCAAGCAACTGCGCTCCGCCATCGAGGAGTTGGACGCGGCCCGGGGCACCAGCGGCAACTACGCGTTCTACCTCTCCGTACCCCCGAAGTTCTTCCCGAAGGTCGTCCAACAGCTCAAGAAGCACGGGCTCGCGAGCCCGCCGGAGGGTTCCTGGCGGCGCGCGGTGATCGAGAAGCCGTTCGGCCACGACCTGGAGAGCGCGCGCGAGCTGAACGCGCTCGTGCACGACGTGTTCGACCCGGAGCAGGTCTTCCGCATCGACCACTACCTCGGCAAGGAGACCGTCCAGAACATCCTGGCGCTCCGCTTCGCCAACCAGATGTACGAGCCGATCTGGAACCGGTCGTACGTCGACCACGTGCAGATCACCATGGCGGAGGACATCGGCATCGGCGGCCGGGCCGGCTACTACGACGGCATCGGTTCGGCCCGTGACGTGATCCAGAACCACCTGCTCCAGCTGATGGCGCTGACCGCCATGGAGGAGCCGATCGCCTTCGACGCCGAGTCGCTGCTGACCGAGAAGCTCAAGGTCCTCAAGTCGGTGAAGCTGCCGGAGAACCTGGGCGAGCACACCGTGCGCGGCCAGTACGCGGCGGCCTGGCAGGGCGGCGAGAAGGTGCGCGGCTATCTGCAGGAGGAGGGCATCGACCCCAAGTCGACGACCGACACCTACGCGGCCGTCAAGCTGGAGGTCGACAACCGCCGCTGGGCGGGCGTCCCCTTCTATCTGCGCACCGGCAAGCGCCTTGGCCGGCGGGTGACGGAGATCGCGGTGGTCTTCCAGCGCGCCCCGCACTCCCCGTTCGACTCGACCGCCACCGAGGAGCTCGGCCAGAACGCGATCGTCATCCGCGTCCAGCCCGACGAGGGTATGACGGTGCGCTTCGGATCGAAGGTCCCGGGTACGTCGATGGAGATCCGGGACGTCACGATGGACTTCGCCTACGGCGAGTCGTTCACCGAGTCCAGCCCGGAGGCATACGAACGGCTGATCCTGGATGTCCTGCTCGGCGACGCCAATCTCTTCCCCCGTCACCAGGAGGTGGAAGAGTCCTGGAAGGTCCTCGACCCGATCGAGGACTACTGGGAGACCCATGGCAAGCCCGCGCAGTACCCCTCGGGCAGCTGGGGTCCGAAGGAAGCCGACGAGATGCTCGCACGAGACGGACGGAGCTGGCGCAGGCCATGA
- the gnd gene encoding phosphogluconate dehydrogenase (NAD(+)-dependent, decarboxylating): MQLGLIGLGKMGGNMRERIRRAGHTVVGYDRNPEVSDVSSLTELVSALEGPRVVWVMVPAGAATQSTIDQLGELLEPGDTVVDGGNSRWTDDEKHAEELAAKGIGFVDAGVSGGVWGLKNGYALMVGGDAEHIAKVQPVFDALKPEGDAGFVHAGKVGAGHFSKMVHNGIEYAMMQAYAEGWELLEKVHSVTDVREVFRSWQEGTVIRSWLLDLAVNALDDDEHLEKLRGYADDSGEGRWTVEAAIDNAVPLPAITASLFARFASRQDDSPQMKMIAALRNQFGGHAVESAK, from the coding sequence ATGCAGCTCGGACTCATCGGCCTCGGCAAGATGGGCGGCAACATGCGCGAGCGGATCCGCCGCGCGGGCCACACGGTCGTCGGCTACGACCGCAACCCCGAGGTCTCGGACGTCAGCAGCCTCACCGAACTCGTGAGCGCGCTCGAAGGCCCGCGCGTGGTGTGGGTGATGGTCCCCGCCGGCGCCGCCACGCAGTCCACCATCGACCAGCTCGGCGAGCTCCTGGAGCCCGGTGACACCGTCGTCGACGGCGGCAACTCCCGCTGGACGGACGACGAGAAGCACGCGGAGGAGCTGGCCGCCAAGGGCATCGGGTTCGTCGACGCGGGCGTCTCCGGCGGCGTCTGGGGCCTCAAGAACGGCTACGCGCTGATGGTCGGCGGCGACGCCGAGCACATCGCCAAGGTGCAGCCGGTCTTCGACGCCCTCAAGCCCGAGGGCGACGCCGGCTTCGTGCACGCCGGCAAGGTCGGCGCCGGCCACTTCTCCAAGATGGTCCACAACGGCATCGAGTACGCCATGATGCAGGCCTACGCCGAGGGCTGGGAGCTCCTGGAGAAGGTCCACTCCGTCACCGACGTGCGCGAGGTCTTCCGCTCCTGGCAGGAAGGCACCGTCATCCGCTCCTGGCTGCTCGACCTCGCGGTCAACGCGCTGGACGACGACGAGCACCTGGAGAAGCTGCGCGGCTACGCGGACGACTCCGGCGAGGGCCGCTGGACCGTCGAGGCGGCCATCGACAACGCCGTCCCGCTGCCCGCCATCACCGCCTCCCTCTTCGCCCGGTTCGCCTCCCGCCAGGACGACTCCCCGCAGATGAAGATGATCGCGGCACTGCGCAACCAGTTCGGCGGCCACGCCGTCGAGTCGGCGAAGTAA
- a CDS encoding histidine phosphatase family protein, whose amino-acid sequence MGDLLLVRHGETEWSVSGQHTSWTDLPLTQHGEEQAKSLAPLLAGRTFALALTSPLGRAIRTAELAGVYGAVADPDLHEWDYGAYEGITTVEIHRTRPDWFLWNDGVPSGPDGRPGESPAEVGERADRVLSRVGPALADGDVILVAHAHFLRVLTARRLGLSPADGRLFQLATGTVSRLSTEHGHPVIAEWNAAGTSVAVR is encoded by the coding sequence ATGGGCGACCTCCTGCTGGTCCGCCACGGTGAGACCGAGTGGAGCGTGTCGGGCCAGCACACCAGCTGGACCGACCTGCCCCTCACCCAGCACGGCGAGGAACAGGCCAAGTCCCTCGCCCCGCTGCTCGCCGGCCGGACCTTCGCCCTGGCCCTGACCAGCCCGCTCGGCCGCGCGATACGCACGGCGGAACTCGCGGGCGTGTACGGGGCCGTGGCCGATCCCGATCTGCACGAGTGGGACTACGGCGCGTACGAAGGCATCACGACCGTCGAGATACATCGCACCAGGCCCGACTGGTTCCTGTGGAACGACGGTGTGCCGTCCGGCCCTGACGGCCGTCCCGGCGAGTCACCGGCGGAGGTGGGAGAGCGCGCCGACCGCGTGCTGTCCCGCGTCGGACCGGCGCTGGCCGACGGCGACGTGATCCTCGTGGCGCACGCCCACTTCCTGCGTGTGCTGACGGCCCGTCGGCTCGGGCTGTCCCCCGCGGACGGGCGGCTGTTCCAACTCGCGACGGGCACCGTCAGCCGGCTGTCCACCGAGCACGGACATCCTGTGATCGCCGAGTGGAACGCCGCCGGAACTTCTGTGGCGGTTCGCTAG
- the tal gene encoding transaldolase, translated as MITVTETTATAVTLKRLSDEGVSIWLDDLSRKRIASGNLAELVETRHVVGVTTNPSIFQAAIGSGEGYEEQLADLAERGVTVDEAVRMMTTADVRAAADILRPVYDATAGRDGRVSIEVDPRLAHNTRATVAEAKQLAWLVDRPNVMIKIPATKAGLPAITEVIGLGISVNVTLIFSLERYREVMDAYLAGLEKAKAAGIDLATIHSVASFFVSRVDSEIDKRLTKVGTDEALALKGRAALANARLAYEAYEEVFASARWTALAPAGANKQRPLWASTGVKDPSYKDTLYVDELVAPGTVNTMPEATLNATADHGDIHGDAVTGGYAQARADLAAVEGLGISYDEVVDLLEDEGVSKFEAAWGDLLDAVATSLSSKGVEGE; from the coding sequence ATGATCACTGTGACCGAAACAACCGCGACCGCGGTAACCCTGAAGCGCCTCTCCGACGAAGGCGTCTCCATCTGGCTGGACGACCTCTCCCGCAAGCGCATCGCCTCCGGCAACCTCGCCGAACTCGTCGAGACCAGGCACGTGGTGGGCGTCACCACCAACCCCTCCATCTTCCAGGCCGCCATCGGCTCCGGTGAGGGGTACGAGGAGCAGCTCGCCGACCTGGCCGAACGCGGCGTGACGGTCGACGAGGCCGTCCGGATGATGACCACGGCCGACGTCCGCGCCGCCGCCGACATCCTGCGCCCGGTGTATGACGCCACCGCCGGCCGTGACGGCCGGGTCTCCATCGAGGTCGACCCACGCCTCGCCCACAACACGAGGGCGACCGTCGCCGAGGCCAAGCAGCTCGCCTGGCTCGTCGACCGCCCGAACGTGATGATCAAGATCCCGGCGACGAAGGCCGGTCTCCCGGCGATCACCGAGGTCATCGGCCTCGGTATCAGCGTCAACGTCACGCTGATCTTCTCGCTGGAGCGCTACCGCGAGGTCATGGACGCCTATCTGGCGGGCCTGGAGAAGGCCAAGGCGGCGGGCATCGACCTCGCCACCATCCACTCCGTCGCCTCCTTCTTCGTCTCCCGCGTCGACAGCGAGATCGACAAGCGGCTGACGAAGGTCGGGACCGACGAGGCCCTCGCTCTCAAGGGCAGGGCGGCGCTCGCCAACGCGCGGCTCGCCTACGAGGCATACGAAGAGGTGTTCGCCTCCGCCCGCTGGACCGCGCTCGCTCCGGCCGGCGCCAACAAGCAGCGCCCGCTGTGGGCCTCGACGGGCGTCAAGGACCCCTCGTACAAGGACACGCTGTACGTCGACGAGCTGGTCGCGCCGGGCACGGTCAACACCATGCCGGAGGCGACGCTCAACGCCACGGCCGACCACGGTGACATCCACGGCGACGCGGTGACCGGGGGCTACGCCCAGGCGCGCGCCGACCTGGCCGCCGTGGAAGGGCTCGGGATCTCCTACGACGAGGTGGTCGACCTGCTGGAGGACGAGGGCGTCTCGAAGTTCGAGGCGGCCTGGGGTGATCTGCTCGACGCGGTCGCGACCTCGCTGAGCAGCAAGGGAGTTGAGGGGGAATGA
- the pgi gene encoding glucose-6-phosphate isomerase: protein MSDSPKLTRRPEWVALEDHRADGLLHPRLRELFAADPARAERYVVRVGDLRIDYSKHLITDETLALLQELATATDVFGLRDAMFRGERINVTEDRAVLHTALRAPRNAVIEVDGENVVPGVHTVLDKMADFAERVRAGEWTGHTGRPIRNVVNIGIGGSDLGPAMAYEALRAFTDRSLTVRFVSNVDGADLHEAVRDLDPAETLFIIASKTFTTIETITNATSARTWLLAALEGDEKAVAKHFVALSTNAGKVSDFGIDTANMFGFWDWVGGRYSFDSAIGLSLMIAIGPDRFRELLDGFRIVDEHFRTAPAEANAPLLLGLLGVWYGNFFDAQSHAVLPYSHYLSKFTAYLQQLDMESNGKSVDRDGNPVEWQTGPVVWGTPGTNGQHAYYQLIHQGTKLIPADFIGFANPVDELEPELAAQHDLLMANFFAQTQALAFGKTPDEVRAEGVPEELVPHKTFKGNHPTTTILASELTPSVLGQLIALYEHKVFVQGAIWNIDSFDQWGVELGKVLAKRVEPALTEGADVPGLDPSTAALVAAYRTLRKK, encoded by the coding sequence ATGTCTGACTCCCCCAAGCTCACACGGCGTCCGGAGTGGGTGGCCCTGGAGGACCACCGCGCGGACGGTCTGCTCCACCCGCGGCTGCGTGAGTTGTTCGCCGCCGATCCTGCCCGCGCAGAACGCTATGTCGTGCGGGTCGGCGATCTGCGGATCGACTACTCCAAGCACCTGATCACGGACGAGACCCTCGCCCTCCTCCAGGAACTGGCCACCGCCACCGACGTGTTCGGGCTGCGGGACGCGATGTTCCGCGGCGAGAGAATCAACGTCACCGAGGACCGGGCGGTGCTGCACACCGCGCTGCGGGCCCCCCGGAACGCCGTGATCGAGGTCGACGGCGAGAACGTCGTCCCTGGCGTGCACACCGTGCTCGACAAGATGGCCGACTTCGCCGAGCGGGTCCGCGCCGGCGAGTGGACCGGTCACACGGGTCGTCCTATCCGCAATGTCGTCAACATCGGTATCGGCGGCTCCGACCTCGGTCCGGCGATGGCCTACGAGGCGCTGCGCGCCTTCACGGACCGTTCGCTGACCGTGCGGTTCGTGTCGAACGTGGACGGCGCCGATCTGCACGAGGCCGTCCGCGACCTCGACCCGGCCGAGACGCTGTTCATCATCGCCTCGAAGACGTTCACCACGATCGAGACGATCACCAACGCGACCTCGGCGCGGACCTGGCTGCTCGCCGCGCTGGAAGGTGACGAGAAGGCGGTCGCCAAGCACTTCGTGGCACTGTCGACGAACGCCGGCAAGGTGTCGGACTTCGGTATCGACACGGCCAACATGTTCGGGTTCTGGGACTGGGTCGGCGGACGTTACTCCTTCGACTCGGCGATCGGCCTGTCGCTGATGATCGCGATCGGCCCGGACCGTTTCCGGGAGCTGCTCGACGGGTTCAGGATCGTCGACGAACACTTCCGTACGGCTCCCGCCGAGGCCAACGCGCCTTTGCTGCTTGGCCTGTTGGGTGTCTGGTACGGCAACTTCTTCGACGCCCAGTCGCACGCCGTACTGCCGTACTCGCACTACCTGTCCAAGTTCACCGCCTACCTGCAGCAGCTGGACATGGAGTCCAACGGCAAGTCGGTGGACCGCGACGGCAACCCGGTGGAGTGGCAGACCGGTCCCGTGGTGTGGGGCACGCCCGGCACCAACGGGCAGCACGCCTACTACCAGCTCATCCACCAGGGCACGAAGCTGATCCCCGCCGACTTCATCGGCTTCGCCAACCCGGTGGACGAGCTGGAGCCCGAACTCGCCGCCCAGCACGACCTGTTGATGGCGAACTTCTTCGCGCAGACCCAGGCCCTCGCCTTCGGCAAGACGCCCGACGAGGTGCGCGCCGAGGGCGTGCCCGAGGAACTGGTCCCGCACAAGACGTTCAAGGGCAACCACCCGACGACGACGATCCTCGCGAGCGAGCTGACGCCGTCGGTCCTCGGCCAGCTCATCGCCCTCTACGAGCACAAGGTGTTCGTCCAGGGCGCGATCTGGAACATCGACTCCTTCGACCAGTGGGGCGTAGAGCTCGGCAAGGTCCTCGCCAAGCGCGTCGAACCCGCGCTCACCGAAGGCGCCGACGTGCCCGGCCTCGACCCCTCCACCGCCGCCCTCGTGGCCGCGTACCGCACCCTCCGAAAGAAGTGA
- the opcA gene encoding glucose-6-phosphate dehydrogenase assembly protein OpcA yields the protein MKIDLTDTTASKINKALVQGRRTIGTPAVGMVLTMVIVTDEENAYDSIKAAEEASREHPSRTLVVIKRHARTPRDRTNSRLDAEVRVGADSGAGETVVLRTYGEVSDHADSVVLPLLLPDAPVVVWWPVDAPEVPAKDPLGALAQRRITDMYAVESPLTALEARVNSYAPGDTDLAWTRLTPWRSMLAAALDQARTKVISAAVESEADNPSAELLARWLGARLDVPVERVVTAGPVVTAVRLGTENGEIVIDRPEGPLATLSLPGQPSRTLALKVRSTSELIAEELRRLDADEMYAVALRGEGGTKETPRHV from the coding sequence ATGAAGATCGACCTGACCGACACCACGGCAAGCAAGATCAACAAGGCGCTCGTGCAGGGGCGCCGCACCATCGGCACCCCCGCCGTGGGCATGGTCCTGACGATGGTCATCGTCACCGACGAAGAGAACGCGTACGACTCGATCAAGGCCGCCGAGGAGGCCTCGCGCGAGCACCCCTCGCGCACCTTGGTCGTCATCAAGCGGCACGCCCGCACCCCGCGCGACCGCACCAACTCGCGCCTCGACGCCGAGGTCCGGGTGGGCGCCGACTCCGGCGCCGGTGAGACCGTCGTGCTGCGGACCTACGGAGAGGTGTCCGACCACGCCGACTCCGTGGTCCTGCCGCTGCTGCTGCCGGACGCGCCCGTCGTCGTCTGGTGGCCGGTGGACGCCCCCGAGGTACCGGCCAAGGACCCGCTGGGCGCCCTCGCGCAGCGCAGGATCACCGACATGTACGCCGTCGAGTCGCCGCTCACGGCCCTGGAGGCCCGCGTCAACTCGTACGCGCCGGGCGACACCGACCTGGCGTGGACCCGGCTGACGCCCTGGCGCTCGATGCTGGCCGCCGCGCTCGACCAGGCCCGTACGAAGGTGATCTCGGCCGCCGTCGAGAGCGAGGCCGACAACCCGAGCGCCGAGCTGCTCGCCCGCTGGCTGGGCGCCCGGCTCGACGTGCCGGTCGAGCGGGTCGTCACCGCCGGTCCGGTGGTGACCGCGGTGCGGCTCGGCACGGAGAACGGCGAGATCGTGATCGACCGGCCCGAGGGGCCGCTGGCCACGCTGTCGCTGCCCGGGCAACCCTCCCGCACCCTCGCGCTGAAGGTGCGCAGTACTTCCGAGCTGATCGCCGAGGAGCTGCGCCGCCTCGACGCGGACGAGATGTACGCCGTCGCCCTGCGGGGCGAGGGCGGCACCAAGGAGACCCCCCGTCATGTCTGA